One genomic region from Rhinoraja longicauda isolate Sanriku21f chromosome 34, sRhiLon1.1, whole genome shotgun sequence encodes:
- the sf1 gene encoding splicing factor 1 isoform X4, producing the protein MEEPGRFYMISSFGQASARERGGERGGERGGDRDDFGQKRRKRSRWSNETSDQKTVIPGMPTVIPPGLTREQERAYIVQLQIEDLTRKLRTGDLGIPPNPEDRSPSPEPIYNSEGKRLNTREFRTRKKLEEERHNLIQEMIALNPDFKPPADYKPPATRVSDKVMIPQDEYPEINFVGLLIGPRGNTLKNIEKECNAKIMIRGKGSVKEGKVGRKDGQMLPGEDEPLHALVTANTMENVKKAVEQIRGILKQGIETPEDQNDLRKMQLRELARLNGTLREDDNRILRPWQSTEPRSITNTTLCTKCGGAGHIASDCKFSSGASFNRPGDPQSAQDKARMDKEYLSLMAELGEAPVPTSTSSMGHPSSSQPGIQRNTGPSNAQQQLPSRPPWMSSGPSDGGRPFHGLHGGPGGPHHGFPPPMPSLTGHPIQHQHQHNPNGPPPPWMQPLPPQLGQGHHPVHPSMNMMPHPMGMMPPPPPPPASQPPPPPTGPIPPWQQPQQQQPPPPPPTSSMASSAPLPWQQNTNTTTTTAATVPPWQQQQQQPQAQPTPASSAAPPPPMPATPSMVPPPPGVQPPLPPGAPPPPPPPPPGTAGMMYAPPPPPPIDPGNFVMMGVGVPAMPPFGMPPAPPPPPPQT; encoded by the exons ATGACTTTGGgcagaagaggaggaagagaagTCGCTGGAGCAATGAGACGTCCGATCAAAAGACTGTGATCCCTGGAATGCCAACTGTGATTCCACCGGGTCTGACCCGTGAGCAAGAGCGGGCGTATATCG TGCAACTACAGATAGAAGACCTGACTCGCAAACTGCGTACCGGAGACCTTGGTATCCCCCCAAACCCTGAGGACAG GTCTCCCTCTCCTGAGCCCATCTACAACAGCGAGGGCAAGAGGCTGAACACCCGCGAGTTCAGAACTCGGAAGAAGCTAGAAGAGGAGAGGCACAATCTCATTCAGGAGATGATTGCCCTGAATCCGGATTTCAAGCCCCCAGCAGATTACAA GCCACCAGCCACACGTGTAAGTGACAAGGTGATGATTCCACAGGACGAGTATCCGGAGATCAACTTTGTTGGACTACTGATTGGACCTAG ggGCAACACTCTGAAGAACATTGAGAAAGAGTGCAATGCCAAAATCATGATCCGAGGGAAAGGTTCGGTGAAGGAAGGGAAGGTGGGACGGAAGGACGGGCAGATGCTGCCGGGAGAAGATGAGCCGCTGCACGCATTGGTCACCGCCAACACCATGGAGAACGTGAAGAAGGCCGTGGAACAG ATCCGAGGTATCCTGAAGCAAGGGATCGAAACTCCCGAGGACCAGAATGACCTGCGGAAGATGCAGCTGAGGGAACTGGCTCGCCTCAATGGCACTCTGCGGGAGGATGACAACAG GATCCTGCGGCCGTGGCAGAGCACGGAGCCCAGGAGCATCACCAACACCACGCTGTGTACAAAGTGCGGTGGGGCCGGACACATTGCTTCCGACTGCAAGTTCTCCAG TGGGGCTTCCTTCAACAGGCCGGGTGACCCGCAGTCGGCTCAGGACAAGGCGCGCATGGACAAGGAGTACCTGTCGCTGATGGCCGAGCTGGGGGAAGCGCCCGTACCAACATCCACATCGTCCATGGGCCATCCGAGTTCCTCACAGCCCGGTATCCAACGCAACACAGGGCCCAGTAATGCCCAGCAGCAGCTTCCA AGCAGACCTCCGTGGATGAGCAGCGGGCCCTCGGACGGCGGACGGCCCTTCCACGGGCTGCACGGTGGCCCAGGGGGGCCGCACCACGGGTTCCCGCCCCCCATGCCCAGCCTGACCGGACACCCcatccagcaccagcaccagcacaacCCCAACGGTCCTCCGCCGCCGTGGATGCAGCCACTGCCACCCCAGCTGGGGCAGGGACACCATCCCGTGCACCCGTCAATGA ACATGATGCCCCACCCGATGGGGATGAtgcctcctccacccccaccgcCAGCCAGCCAGCCTCCGCCCCCAcccaccggccccatcccccccTGGCAGCAGCCACAGCAGCAGCAGCCTCCGCCGCCTCCTCCCACCAGCAGCATGGCCTCCAGCGCACCCTTACCCTGGCAACAGA ATACCAACACCACGACGACCACTGCGGCGACCGTCCCAccgtggcagcagcagcagcagcagccgcagGCTCAGCCCACGCCGGCCTCCAGCGCGGCCCCTCCTCCACCGATGCCTGCCACCCCTTCTATGGTTCCCCCGCCCCCTGGGGTccagcctcccctccctcccggagctccccctcctcctccccctcccccacccggcACGGCCGGCATGATGTatgctcccccgccccctccccccatcgACCCCGGCAACTTTGTGATGATGGGGGTCGGCGTGCCGGCAATGCCCCCCTTTGGAATGCCCCCcgctccgccccctccccctccacagacCTAA